In one Kitasatospora cineracea genomic region, the following are encoded:
- a CDS encoding roadblock/LC7 domain-containing protein: MSQAAQNLNWLITNFVDNTPGVSHTVVVSADGLLLCMSEGFPRDRADQLAAVASGLTSLTSGASRIFEGGEVNQTVVEMERGFLFLMAISDGSALAVLASPDSDIGLVGYEMALLVDRAGAVLTPALRAELQGSLLH; the protein is encoded by the coding sequence ATGAGCCAGGCCGCACAGAACCTGAACTGGCTGATCACCAATTTCGTGGACAACACCCCCGGGGTGTCCCACACCGTGGTGGTCTCCGCCGACGGTCTGCTGCTGTGCATGTCCGAGGGCTTCCCCCGGGACCGCGCCGACCAGCTGGCCGCCGTCGCCTCCGGCCTCACCTCGCTGACCTCGGGTGCCAGCCGCATCTTCGAGGGCGGCGAGGTCAACCAGACCGTGGTGGAGATGGAGCGCGGCTTCCTGTTCCTGATGGCGATCAGCGACGGCTCCGCGCTCGCGGTCCTCGCCTCGCCGGACTCCGACATCGGTCTCGTCGGCTACGAGATGGCCCTCCTGGTGGACCGCGCCGGCGCGGTGCTCACGCCGGCCCTGCGGGCCGAACTCCAGGGCAGCCTGCTGCACTGA
- a CDS encoding DUF742 domain-containing protein, with protein MTPPPTPAGAYGNGYGNGYGGQQAGGYGGQQSDGYEQQPLVRPYAMTGGRTRPRYQLAIEALISTTATAAPGGLLPEHARIVSLCREVKSVAEISALAGVPLGVARILVADLAEAGLVAIHQPAAAGESGGTPDVTLLERVLSGLRKL; from the coding sequence ATGACCCCGCCCCCGACACCCGCCGGCGCGTACGGCAACGGGTACGGAAACGGCTACGGCGGCCAGCAGGCCGGTGGGTACGGCGGCCAGCAGTCGGACGGCTACGAGCAGCAGCCGCTGGTCCGCCCGTACGCCATGACCGGTGGACGCACCCGCCCCCGCTACCAGCTGGCCATCGAGGCGCTGATCTCGACCACCGCCACCGCCGCCCCGGGCGGGCTGCTCCCCGAGCACGCCCGGATCGTGTCGCTGTGCCGCGAGGTCAAGTCGGTCGCCGAGATCTCCGCGCTGGCAGGTGTCCCGCTCGGGGTCGCCCGCATCCTCGTCGCAGACCTGGCCGAGGCCGGCCTGGTCGCCATCCACCAGCCCGCCGCCGCGGGCGAGTCGGGCGGTACGCCTGACGTCACGCTGCTCGAAAGGGTCCTCAGTGGACTTCGCAAGCTCTAA
- a CDS encoding GTP-binding protein yields the protein MDFASSNAAAAPSRATTSAKIVVAGGFGVGKTTLVGAVSEINPLRTEAVMTSASAGIDDLSHVSGKTTTTVAMDFGRITLDEDLILYLFGTPGQDRFWFMWDDLVRGAIGAVVLVDTRRLADCFPALDYFENSGLPFVVALNGFDGQQAHTPEEVREALQLNTEIPIITLDARRRDSAKSALITLVEHALLARLR from the coding sequence GTGGACTTCGCAAGCTCTAACGCGGCCGCCGCCCCCAGCCGCGCCACCACCTCCGCCAAGATCGTCGTCGCCGGCGGATTCGGCGTGGGCAAGACGACGCTCGTCGGCGCGGTCTCCGAGATCAACCCCCTGCGCACCGAAGCCGTCATGACCTCGGCCTCCGCCGGCATCGACGACCTCAGCCACGTCTCCGGCAAGACCACCACCACCGTCGCCATGGACTTCGGCCGCATCACCCTCGACGAAGACCTCATCCTCTACCTCTTCGGCACCCCCGGACAGGACCGCTTCTGGTTCATGTGGGACGACCTCGTCCGCGGAGCCATCGGCGCCGTCGTCCTCGTCGACACCCGCCGCCTCGCCGACTGCTTCCCCGCCCTCGACTACTTCGAGAACAGCGGCCTCCCCTTCGTCGTCGCCCTCAACGGCTTCGACGGACAACAGGCCCACACCCCCGAAGAAGTCCGCGAAGCACTCCAACTCAACACCGAAATCCCCATCATCACCCTCGACGCCCGACGGCGCGACAGCGCCAAAAGCGCCCTCATCACCCTCGTCGAACACGCCCTCCTCGCCCGACTCCGGTGA